The following nucleotide sequence is from Pungitius pungitius chromosome 6, fPunPun2.1, whole genome shotgun sequence.
AACCCATTAGAGTAGAACTAATCAATCAATTGAGATGGATGCTGTTTGAAACTAGATTTTTTTATAATGTTactattcaaatgaaaaaaacagatcaTGGTTATAGTTAAGCTTAGGTTATGACAAATAACTAAACTATGGCTGTGCGGACCCCTGCTTTGGAGAACAGTGAAGGACATGTATGTCGAAGTCTCTGATACATAAAATGATCggtggtaaaaataaaatatgtccttTTGTAATCTGCATCTAAGTTGAGATAACAATACATCTCACAGATGGTGACTTATTAGCAAAGCCATGAAACATCTCGCTCAGTATGACATGAGCAGCTTGTAATTTTTTTCAGCCCTTATAGCTACTGCACCTCTTCTGCAAAGCATGATGCACGCCCCCCTGGATGGGTTCAGTCTGCTGACCAGCTTGCCTCTTCCAGACACCCCCGACTCCGTCAACTGCCGAGATGGAGCTGTGATTGATCGTGTTGCAGGCACACAAAAAGCCATTGGTTCGATAACAACAATGGTCCTCTTCAGAAATCCTCATTTGATTGCGTCAGGTAGTCTGTCTGTGGGAACCAGGAACGCGTGTAATCACTCAAGTCACAGGGCTTATTGATCGCAAGAGGCAGATCGGTTTCAACAAGGACCACAGCCAATAACCACAGCTGGGCACGGACAATATAAAAGTTTTTTAATCATAAATAATTTATTCAGATGATCATGCGTGAGTTTCACGGAGTCAATCTTGTCACCTCAGCATCATTGCTGTATTAGGCAAAGTGACTCTGCGTTTGAGTAGTGCATTTACACCATTGAGGAGCAGCTCATTTGTGCATTAGCGATGAAATGTTATTgcgtaaaaaacacacagataatGCGAGATAGAGAAAAAATCTTTTGAAATATGAATTTCAAACAATTAATACACAAACCAACCCGGTCACCTCCTAATCATGACATCACAACCACAGGTGCTTTTACCTCAattcttttttgcattttccaGTCGTCATTTGCCACAATAACTGAACGAACATTTACGTTGTATGCTAAAGTTCTAACGCACAACCCAAAGCCCTCCCAACCACTGCAACATTCAACACGACAACTTTTTACAACTATGTGCCACAGCCGCACGTAAATGTAGAGAGTTTTGCTTCCGAACAGATTCTCCCCCCTTATTCCTCTCAGATCAATTGAATAGGTCAAAAGCAATGACATCCATCacatacaggaggaacaaccaGAAAGGGCAAAGAAGGGCTGAtagaagagggagagacaggccGGAGCAACACTGTAAAAGCCAAAGACCTCTGGACAGGGACTGCAGCAGGGAGGAAATATGGACAtttagggaaaaaaaagacaccaaacAATATCACGTCCCTGGCAGGCTTCTGGATCACTCAGTGCCGTGGCGCTGTGGACGCACTGCTTCTTCCTTATAATATTCTGTTAAACTACACAGAGCATTAAGCAGCTCTCTTTGCGTCTGCAGCGTATCCTGCCAGAACAGTGTAACTGCTGCCACGTGACACCCCATGGTGTCAACGAGGCCGATAGCTGGCGTCACAGCTCGGCAGCTTGTGGGCGTCATTCTGGAggaaacagacacaaacagtaAACAGTAAGCTTGTGTTCGGGGCATAATGAAATAAGTCCTTGTTTTAATGCAACTGGTCAGTGGAGGCTACACGCGTGTCCGTGAAACACGGAAAGAACATCTAATGATTCTCAAGTGTTGTTCCACCGTCCTCTGGGTTCCTGTTTTTTCGTTGGTCAGAAGAGAGAGCCGACCCAAAAAGCGACCTTTGCCCCCTAATGCCTGCAcagctgaaatgttttttttcatttttaaaaccctGTAGCGATATTCTATAttgttcttttcataaacaacttccgtgaaaaaaagaaagcgacTTGAAATTGATTATTCTAACAAATGTATTCAAGTGATTAAATAACCAGAGCCTGATATTGATTATTCCTGTTCAGCACAGCCTTCCATTGTGATCACGCCATAGTATGATCAGCATTTGCATTGCATTCGTCCAACGTGCACTTACAGGTACACTACAGGTTTTGTGATAAGCGAATGTGTATTAATCTGGAGCGGAAAATAGAGTCCCCATAAAATCTAATATTCACTCATTGCTAAGTAACTTTCTAAAAACTACAGCATCCAGAATCTTATATATATCTcttaaatatttctttctttatttatacatatacaaaAACAACTGCAGGCTATTATGTGAACACCATTTCACTCTTGACATCTCCGTCCGCTACTGAAGGCCACAAgattgtttagtttttgttGACAAAATGCAAAGCATCAGCTTTACGTTTAAAGGATTATTTACAGAACAACCACATTCACAATAAGGTGCGATACGTGGTGTATGAAATAgattgtagtaaaaaaaaaaagatcaatgtcATCAAATGATAAGAAACACTCAACACAAAATGATTATTGTATTTAGCATTTACATCCATCATTATAAATCTGTGTCATTTCAGTACGTTTAGTTGCAGCAGGTCATTTCTGCTCTGATGTTTTGTGACGCACATGTGTGCTTGCCACTTTCTGCAAaactcagacccccccccccccttctgcttcTAATAGAAATAACTGACTATTATTGTAGAGGGGCTATTGGTAATTTTCATGTCACCAAGACAGTAAGTTATTCAGTCGCTTGGGTCCCCTGTGTCCACCTGACAAAGAAGTAGAACAATCCCGCGGCGTGTGACCACAAAGCCAAGATGGCTGTCACATCGGCCAGCAGCCagtcccaggggggggggggggggggcgatttgcaatcttgttctttttttgaagAGTGAAGGTCGATGATGGATGACAGCGCCACCCACGACTCCATCAAGCAGCATCCTCCGACCCCCCCTAACACTCCCCTCGGGGAGGTGTGGACACCTTTCTCACTGACGGCGTGGAAGGGACTTTATTAAGCCAGAAATAGGAGCACTTAACATGCTCTCTGCCTGTAACGTGAGTGCTTCCAAGTGAACGAATCGGTAGGATCCCGTTGAGACAGAAGAACAGAGTCACCGGCTCTCGTGAAGAGTCTCTGTCGCAGACCGCCATGAAACGAGATACAGAAGAGCAGCGGCTGATGTGAACGGTCAAACAAGTACCTCTGTCGTGTTTCTTTCAGTAGCTGCTAATCTGCaatagatgggggggggggggttaaacagaATCAGTGCCGGGATATTTTACAAACAGCGGTGAATTCAACCAACTCTAATGCACGCTGTGTGAGAATGAGTCACTGAATAAGGCCCAAATGGTGATAGTGGCGAGGCTCACATTGAACGCAGGCTGCCGTTCTCCCACATGCTTTTGACAGGGGACTTGTCAGAGGGAAGGGTTTTACAGTTAGTGGCTTTATCCTGCACACTGCTTCTTGTGGTGCGGAGGTCACGTAATGAATAAGTCAAGCGGGAGTCACACAGGTGACGTATAAGTCAAGGTTAACTCCTGTGTGAAGGTCCTCATCATAATAGATCATCTTGGTTTGCCATTGCGTGCAAATTGATTACATGGGTTGGACAAATGTTAGTGTATTAATAGGATATGAGAACaaactgaggggaaaaaaaagataaaaggttTATTGTGCTTGTGCTGCCATGGTTGAAACACATGCTGTGAACCACATTCATCTTCACAGCTACGAGCAACCAAACTGTAACAGTAGATGGAATATTTCTAAAAGTAAAGGTCAAATACAAGCCAAAATGCTGTAGGCAAGCAAGCAGGCACATGGTTTCATGGGGTGGCGGCTAAGCCCTTTGGGATTATTTCTCTCCAACCGCCCCTTGGCTGCTCTCACAACGAGATGCCTCCTCAATCATCGAGAAGGTCATATGCACAGAAATTTACCTTTGCACGAGGACTTGGCCTGACTGGCAGCCACGGCGGTCAGGTCTGCTGGTAGACCCACATATACGCCGCCATAGTTCCTGAGTGGAGAAGCACGTAGCAATTAAAAGACAAGGCGGTTGGATTACGTGGTGACGGGTctcctgtgagggggggggggggggggggaaacctgaCGGCACGGGAAAAAGTTGCAGCAGGAATGAGCCAATTACCTTCTTTTCTCATCGTCCGGCGAGTGATCTTCTGTCCTGATTGAGAGAAGCACAGGTCAGGTCAGCTCTTATGGGAGTGCCGAggacacacaaactcaaacgttgaaaagaaacaaaaacagtgcGTACTGCTGAGGAGCAGAAAGAACGCGATTTGCTCAGCTGCGGAGCTTCCAGAGATGCACCGAATGAGGCCTTTTGGGGATTGGTGCTCACGTGGGAGTCCTCAGCAACCGATGATCAGGCtgaattgcacatttttttgtgtCGGCTCTTGGAACCCCGGCTCCTGAACAACCCGTTTCCAACGACAGAGCTTTTCgagcgttttttttattttttaatgagtgCCATGAAGCTGCACCACCTAATTTCCTCTGGGTTAATTCTTCCAAAATATTGCGACCAAAATATTGTCTTGTGTCTTTCCTacgtttgcctgtgtgtgtgtgtgtgtgtgtgtgcgtgcgtgcgtgccgGTGATATTTGGTTGCGTTGCCGGTGATGTGCTACATGCCAGCTCTCATGAGTCCTGTGCTGACTATGCAGATGGTTATCAAggagaacacacactcacacccacgTCCTGGCTGATTCCAGTAAATGCTTTGGAAACGCTGCCCCTCCCAAAGTTGCAGACGCCATCTGTTGCTGGCAAAAGACACCCTGTCCTCCACTTCACACTCTCATTTTTATAAAGCCAAAAGAGACTCATTTTTACACAAAGGGTTGTTGCCAAGAACCAGAGGGACGCTGGATGTGGGGTCAAgtactgcattcattttttcatctcttttctttttcgtttTGGACTGtgaagtgaaatgtttttcagcatttttatattatatatcagtgcaacatatttaaacaataaatacaacatgGACAGGTATTTCAAGGTATGAATTGATGTCCAATGACGACAGATGATGCGCTTTATAAATACTAGTAAAGTTTAAAATGACTGGTGTACTTACACATCTTTGGAGACGTCTTCTGGCCCTGAAAACACGTTACAAGACCAGATTTAGTTCATCTTGGCAGTGAAGAGTATTGAAGGAGGTGCGTAACCTCACTAATAAAGGAATCTGTACCATAGACGCTAAAATCTAAACAAAGACAACCACATAcaccaacacatacacacatctcACCCTCTTCAACCAGAACATGTCACAGAATTGAGTAGGTTGAAGGTCGTTGCCTAAATAAAACCACTCACGGGATGTTTTGCACACAAATGGTCGTTTTGTGTTACTTTCTGCCTGTTGGCTTTGTGGCCTTTCGGCCTTGTCTGTACCGCCCTCGTGAGTTTCACCTGTTCCTCGTCCCCCTGCTCTCCCCCGTCCCTCGTCATCTGCTTCCTGTCAATTAAGTCTGCAGTCTCTGTGCTCCAGTTgcccatttgtcttttttttcttgcccccccccctcacctggatTCCCAACATGCAAGTCTCCAGCCTTTTAGTCCCCGGATGAACCTCTCAGTGTCCGTCTTCAGCTTCCAGTTTGTGCTGGGATTGTGGGCGTTCCCAAAAGAAGCCCAAAGCAACTTCCCGACTCCGGCTAcgttcattattatttttgataCGTTTACTATTTCATGTTCGCCTTAATAATAAACCTATTTCacatgaaagaaaatgaatttaaagtGTCCATTATTAGACATAACTTTTTCAAAGAAAAGTctcaagaaaacacaaatagtgATAAATGTGAAGGTTAACAGCCTACATGTATGACATGAGGGAAACAGAGTAAAAGGCCTTCCCAGTGACACGCCTAGAGCTGTTTAACTCTTTGATGTTCTAACAACggatcatttttaatgagccaTGTGCAGtgtatttactttatttgaatttaaaatgagacCACAATGCATTCAGTTGGAGGAAACTCCCTCGTTGAACGTTCAGTGTCGCGTCATTTATAACGGGTGGGAGGGGTCTTAATCCGGCCccttaaacatttcatttcatgccatttttcattgttttagtGTAGAAATGTACCCTTCAGAAAAAAGAACActtcacaaaaaagaaaaatggagaaTTTACAACAAAAGGACAGCGAATGTCATCCTTGTAAACTTGAGTCTGCTGACATGACACAGGGGCCTATTCAGTAGCCCGACAAAAGCTCATTCATATCCCAGGGTGTACATCTGGGCGCATAAGACGAGAGACGAGCAACACAACATAGAGTGCAATGAGGCACTAATTTGAGTTTGATTAgcttgaatttatttatttaagaaatgcatttctttaacaCTGCCAGTCAGCATTTAGCTCTACCATGCATTGATAAAGAAGCCACTGTAATGTACGTATTGGGTCAATGCACATAATATGTCGGTAAACAGTGTCATATAAATTCAACCGTTAATCCAGGATTTCACTCTGCTGAGCTCTTTTAACTCTAAGAAAGGACAGATGCACCCGAATGAAGACAGCGGCTGTTTTTCATAAACAAACAAGCCTCAGTCCCAACAAACTCTGACACCTAGATGCTGATCAGAGATATTGTAACCCCCTCGTGGATCAGATGCTGCGTTTCCCAGGAGCTCCCTGCGGCTCTGTTAATATGCCTGGCAAGCACTGATTAGGTACCTGCAAGGACAAACCCATTTGCACaagcacaaacgcacacatattCTGATTAAATGGGCAGCGGGGGTGAGGTAATCCTCCAGATACTTCAATCTAATTATTACCTCAATTTGTCTTCGACTGTTTGACTTTGTGTAGTATAATTCAAAACAGATATTGAAACAGGGGAAACCAAGCGAGAGCGACGTGTCAAACGAGGACGAGCCACAGTTTAGCAGGATATCTGTTCCCTTCTGCTTAAACGCGTCCTCTGTGAATGGAACGTTCCCATTGGTCAAAGGTGGACGTGTGTCAACAGAGCTGGCGGTTTCTACACACTCGCCGAATCCGTTGAAACCAGAGCAGACACTCCAAAGGAAGGAAAAGCATCAAATAAAGTATGAACCAGGAGGGGACTTCGTGTAGGATTTGACAACAAAAGCTATTATTACTACCAAAGCAGTTCATTCCTCAGGCTAGGTGTCTTATATTAGAAtatggcaaccccccccccccccccctccacaatcAGCCCTCCTCACTCAGCTGTAGGAGACCACAACGGGGGCTGAAAACAAGTAGTTTTTGAGGCAACCAGACATACATGAGGGTGAGGTGTCTGAGGTGTCTGTCTGTGGATGAAATCACGCTGgaaacacacgcagacacacatggACATACACTAAATACAAGGGTCACCCAGACACACTTCATTTACATTCAAACCCCCCTGTTGCACATCCAGTGATAACTCTCACCCattattgcac
It contains:
- the LOC119196521 gene encoding overexpressed in colon carcinoma 1 protein isoform X2, producing MGCGNSSATNTSGDGPEDVSKDVTEDHSPDDEKRRNYGGVYVGLPADLTAVAASQAKSSCKE
- the LOC119196521 gene encoding overexpressed in colon carcinoma 1 protein isoform X1: MGCGNSSATNTSGDGPEDVSKDVTEDHSPDDEKRRNYGGVYVGLPADLTAVAASQAKSSCKD